A portion of the Candidatus Eisenbacteria bacterium genome contains these proteins:
- a CDS encoding YihY/virulence factor BrkB family protein encodes MNLLGSAFAAFGVLLRDALFEWRRDAAQRMAAALAFYTLISLAPLLVLMIAVIGFVFGREAVEGELVMRLQGLMGEPVARTVQNLVAAAGSGSSKLLATSLGLVFLVYGASAVFGQLHDSLNMIWHTERHRVSGWRDFFRARVFSLLMVLATGFLLLVSLLAGTAVTAATEHFRHLFPQIDRFWYGVHLVAAFGLPTLLFALIFKIIPDVPIAWRDAWGGAILTTALYSIGRMLLGIYLGRSTFTSLYGAAGSLVVLLFWIYYTAQILFLGAEFTYVYARRFGSRRGGGGAR; translated from the coding sequence ATGAACCTGCTCGGCTCGGCTTTCGCCGCCTTCGGAGTGCTCCTGCGGGACGCCCTCTTCGAGTGGCGGCGGGACGCGGCGCAGCGCATGGCCGCCGCCCTCGCCTTCTACACGCTCATCTCGCTGGCCCCCCTTTTGGTGCTGATGATCGCCGTCATCGGTTTCGTCTTCGGCCGCGAGGCTGTGGAGGGAGAGCTGGTGATGCGGTTGCAGGGTCTGATGGGGGAGCCGGTGGCGCGAACGGTGCAGAACCTGGTGGCGGCGGCGGGCAGCGGGTCGTCGAAGCTGCTCGCCACCTCCCTCGGTCTCGTCTTTCTCGTCTACGGCGCCTCCGCCGTGTTCGGCCAGCTCCACGACTCGCTCAACATGATCTGGCACACCGAGAGACACCGCGTGAGCGGCTGGCGCGACTTCTTCCGCGCCCGGGTCTTCAGCCTTCTCATGGTTCTGGCGACCGGCTTCCTGCTGCTCGTTTCGCTTCTCGCGGGGACGGCGGTGACGGCGGCGACGGAACACTTCCGCCATCTCTTCCCCCAGATCGACCGGTTTTGGTACGGCGTTCACCTGGTCGCCGCCTTCGGCCTCCCCACCCTTCTCTTCGCGCTCATCTTCAAGATAATCCCGGACGTGCCCATCGCCTGGCGCGACGCTTGGGGCGGCGCGATCCTGACGACCGCGCTCTACTCCATCGGACGGATGCTCCTCGGCATCTACCTGGGGCGCTCCACCTTCACCTCCCTCTACGGGGCCGCCGGCTCGCTGGTGGTGCTCCTCTTCTGGATCTACTACACCGCCCAGATCCTCTTCCTCGGCGCCGAGTTCACCTACGTCTACGCGCGCCGATTCGGATCACGACGGGGGGGCGGCGGCGCCCGGTGA
- a CDS encoding T9SS type A sorting domain-containing protein translates to MSTFFPRALVFVALAPALASAFAAPAAADYSVGSRTLSYTDPARGNRSVQVDLYYPADAPGEEVPFAAGDFPVLLFGHGYQMNADDYDYIWEGVVPAGYIVAFPRTEEVLFPDHLELGRDIAFLADRLRAANGEPGSPLEGHVDSSVAAGGHSMGGGASLLSLAENPSIDASVTLAAAETNPSAIAAVQGLTVPALLFAGSRDCVTPPADHQIPMFDSFGAGCKTYLNLTGASHCQFGEYDFLCGLGEIGCPSPLIDRAAQHDLVVGYLTLFLDAHLRADAAAWSAFTDLLDTAAGITWMQECVAVAVASAAPPARSGPEVRLLPNRPNPFNPATTIVFETAHAGEARLAVYDPAGRAVRVLAEGRVGAGIHEILWDGRDGRGRSAASGVYLVLLRTDGGSDARRIVLAR, encoded by the coding sequence GTGAGCACCTTTTTCCCCCGCGCCCTCGTTTTCGTCGCCCTCGCGCCGGCGCTCGCCTCAGCCTTCGCCGCACCGGCGGCGGCGGACTATTCCGTCGGTTCCCGAACCCTCTCCTACACAGACCCGGCCCGGGGGAACCGTTCCGTGCAGGTCGACCTCTACTATCCCGCCGACGCGCCCGGCGAGGAGGTCCCCTTCGCCGCCGGCGATTTCCCGGTCCTTCTCTTCGGCCACGGGTACCAGATGAACGCCGACGACTACGACTACATTTGGGAGGGTGTGGTTCCGGCCGGTTACATCGTCGCCTTCCCCAGGACCGAGGAGGTGCTCTTCCCGGATCACCTCGAGCTGGGCAGGGACATCGCTTTCCTGGCGGACCGACTCCGCGCCGCGAACGGGGAACCCGGTTCGCCGCTGGAGGGGCACGTGGACTCCTCCGTCGCCGCCGGCGGCCACTCGATGGGCGGAGGAGCGTCCCTTCTCTCCCTCGCCGAGAATCCGTCGATCGACGCGTCGGTGACGCTCGCCGCGGCGGAGACGAATCCCTCGGCCATCGCCGCCGTTCAGGGCCTGACCGTTCCCGCGCTCCTCTTCGCCGGTTCCCGCGATTGCGTCACGCCCCCGGCGGACCATCAAATCCCGATGTTCGACTCCTTCGGCGCGGGGTGCAAAACCTATCTGAACCTGACCGGCGCGAGCCACTGCCAGTTCGGAGAGTACGACTTCCTCTGCGGGCTCGGCGAGATCGGTTGCCCCTCGCCGCTGATCGACCGCGCCGCGCAGCACGACCTGGTCGTCGGGTACCTGACTCTCTTCCTGGACGCTCACCTGCGCGCGGACGCCGCCGCCTGGTCCGCCTTCACCGACCTCCTCGACACGGCCGCGGGGATCACCTGGATGCAGGAGTGCGTCGCCGTCGCGGTCGCCTCCGCCGCGCCGCCGGCACGCTCCGGCCCGGAGGTCCGCCTCCTGCCGAATCGTCCCAATCCCTTCAATCCCGCCACGACGATCGTTTTCGAGACGGCCCACGCCGGGGAGGCGAGGCTCGCCGTCTACGATCCCGCCGGGCGAGCGGTCCGCGTTCTCGCCGAGGGGCGGGTCGGCGCGGGGATTCACGAGATCCTCTGGGACGGAAGGGACGGCCGTGGTCGGTCGGCGGCGAGCGGCGTCTATCTGGTTCTTCTCCGGACCGATGGGGGTTCGGACGCGCGGCGGATCGTGCTCGCCCGCTGA
- a CDS encoding SDR family oxidoreductase, producing MKNERTGRGAALVTGAGRGIGRAIATRLAADGAATALAARTAAELEEARTEIERAGGRAATYILDVTDAGAVEATVARAESELGPIDLLVNNAGSLAALGPTWETDPEAWWTDLRTNLYGVYLCCRALIPRMIARGGGRIVNLAGGGTAGPFPFASAYGSTKAAVMRLTETLTAELKIASAPIQVFALSPGFVRTAMTAPFAETEEGRRWMGRLADRIDRGLDIPPEKAAAMVAAIASGRLDALRGRYMDAQDDSDRIEEMEAGAREIIEKDLRVLRIRDK from the coding sequence ATGAAGAACGAGAGGACGGGACGGGGCGCGGCGCTGGTGACGGGCGCCGGGCGCGGAATCGGCCGGGCGATCGCGACGCGACTCGCCGCGGACGGCGCCGCGACGGCGCTGGCCGCGCGCACCGCCGCCGAGCTGGAGGAGGCGCGGACGGAGATCGAGCGGGCCGGCGGGCGGGCGGCGACGTACATCCTGGACGTGACGGACGCGGGGGCGGTGGAGGCGACCGTCGCCCGCGCGGAGTCGGAACTGGGACCCATCGATCTATTAGTGAACAACGCCGGCAGCCTCGCCGCCCTCGGCCCCACCTGGGAGACCGACCCGGAGGCATGGTGGACCGATCTCCGCACCAATCTGTACGGAGTCTATCTCTGTTGTCGCGCACTGATCCCGCGGATGATCGCGCGCGGCGGGGGACGGATCGTGAACCTTGCCGGCGGCGGCACGGCCGGACCCTTCCCCTTCGCCTCCGCCTACGGGAGCACCAAGGCGGCGGTGATGCGTCTCACCGAAACGCTCACGGCGGAGTTGAAAATCGCAAGCGCGCCGATTCAGGTGTTCGCCCTCAGCCCCGGCTTCGTACGAACCGCCATGACCGCGCCCTTCGCCGAAACCGAGGAGGGGCGCCGCTGGATGGGGCGTCTCGCGGACCGGATCGACCGGGGTCTCGACATCCCGCCCGAAAAGGCGGCGGCGATGGTGGCCGCTATCGCCTCGGGACGGCTCGACGCGCTCCGGGGCCGCTACATGGACGCCCAGGACGATTCGGACCGAATCGAGGAGATGGAGGCGGGCGCCCGGGAAATCATCGAGAAGGACCTGCGCGTTCTCCGGATCCGTGACAAATAA
- a CDS encoding diacylglycerol kinase family lipid kinase, with product MPLLGDAGKGKDGGNRYRRILAILNPKAGWRIPGFDPRHALEKALERYDGAHAIRETGGEDDARRWAAAAADEGYDLLIVAGGDGTIREALDGLMTAGAKIPLAPVPTGTANLLALGIGVPLYPKWALDKLLEGREVPFDVGRVVGADRYYLIAAGLGLFAQYIVDTPRDVKARLGFLAYVGAGIRNLFRIRINRVEMKVDDRWRVYRASSVVIVNSHVSAPLEAILAMSVTPHDGLLDIVVTPVPTITGRLKVLSRRLAFRRHDLALRKEDFQLIRHERGRRVRVETKPPMPVHIDGDLIGETPFETEVIPGGVRLLVPSGYRFGDGGRKG from the coding sequence ATGCCTCTTCTCGGCGACGCCGGAAAAGGGAAGGATGGCGGAAACCGATACCGTCGCATCCTGGCCATTCTGAATCCCAAGGCGGGATGGCGGATCCCGGGGTTCGATCCGCGGCACGCGTTGGAAAAGGCGCTGGAGCGGTACGACGGCGCGCACGCGATCCGGGAGACGGGGGGCGAGGACGACGCGCGGCGGTGGGCGGCGGCCGCGGCCGACGAGGGTTACGACCTGTTGATCGTCGCCGGCGGGGACGGCACGATCCGGGAAGCGCTGGACGGCCTGATGACGGCGGGGGCGAAGATTCCCCTCGCGCCGGTGCCGACCGGTACGGCGAACCTCCTCGCCCTCGGCATCGGTGTTCCTTTATACCCGAAATGGGCGCTCGACAAACTGTTGGAGGGGAGAGAGGTCCCCTTCGACGTGGGCCGGGTCGTCGGCGCGGACCGGTACTATCTGATCGCCGCCGGGCTCGGGCTTTTCGCGCAGTACATCGTGGACACCCCCCGCGACGTGAAGGCCCGTCTCGGTTTCCTCGCCTACGTCGGCGCCGGTATCCGAAACCTCTTTCGAATCCGGATCAACCGGGTGGAGATGAAGGTCGACGACCGCTGGCGCGTTTATCGCGCCTCGTCGGTGGTCATCGTCAACAGCCACGTCTCGGCGCCGCTGGAGGCGATCCTCGCCATGAGCGTCACCCCGCACGACGGCCTCCTCGACATCGTCGTAACCCCGGTGCCGACCATCACCGGCCGGTTGAAGGTTCTCTCCCGGCGCCTCGCCTTCCGCCGGCACGACCTGGCGCTCCGGAAGGAGGATTTCCAGCTGATCCGGCACGAGCGCGGGCGTCGCGTCCGCGTCGAAACGAAGCCGCCCATGCCGGTCCACATCGACGGCGACCTGATCGGGGAGACTCCTTTCGAGACGGAGGTGATCCCCGGCGGCGTGCGCCTCTTGGTGCCGTCGGGTTACCGCTTCGGCGACGGGGGGCGGAAAGGATGA
- a CDS encoding YeeE/YedE family protein → MLDRLRAARGPQIGVGFGLGALFGFLLDKSGVTRFDVIAGQLLLEDFTVLKVMMTAALVGMIGVYGMRARGWARLHPKPGSWGATGLGGLLFGVGFALLGYCPGTVAGAVGHGALDALFGGAVGMLIGSGLFAALYPAIRARVLERGAFPALTLPELLGAPPRLVVPAAAAVLAALLVAIEWAGL, encoded by the coding sequence ATGCTCGACCGCCTACGCGCCGCACGGGGACCGCAGATCGGCGTCGGCTTCGGCCTCGGCGCCCTCTTCGGCTTTCTTCTCGACAAGAGCGGCGTGACACGGTTCGACGTCATCGCCGGCCAGCTCCTCCTGGAAGACTTCACCGTTCTGAAGGTGATGATGACGGCCGCGCTGGTCGGCATGATCGGGGTGTACGGGATGCGCGCCCGCGGTTGGGCGCGGCTCCATCCCAAGCCGGGAAGCTGGGGCGCCACCGGGCTCGGCGGGCTCCTCTTCGGCGTCGGCTTCGCGCTCCTCGGCTACTGCCCCGGCACCGTCGCCGGCGCGGTGGGGCACGGCGCGCTGGACGCCCTCTTCGGCGGCGCGGTGGGAATGCTGATCGGCTCGGGCCTTTTCGCGGCGCTCTATCCGGCGATCCGCGCGAGGGTATTGGAGAGGGGCGCCTTCCCGGCGCTCACCCTCCCCGAGCTTCTCGGCGCGCCGCCGCGCCTCGTGGTGCCGGCCGCGGCGGCGGTCTTGGCGGCGCTTCTCGTCGCCATCGAATGGGCCGGTCTCTGA
- a CDS encoding MBL fold metallo-hydrolase: MRIHHHFVQGIAHSSYVLGGRKECAVIDPERDIRPYLRAAEELGLKITRVLQTHLHADFVSGHIDLARATGAVIVAPRKARCRFEHLGVKEGDEIRIDDLTIGVIETPGHTPEHVCYVVTDGSRSRDPVAVFSGDTLFIGDVGRPDLFPGRARSLAASLYDSLHGKLLRLPPFVEVYPAHGAGSLCGRAMSAKRSGTIGYEKRNNRALRIRDRERFIRSLTEGMPLPPDHFSRCSDENAKGPAPTGRMPLPPPLPPVLFREMAGKRGRIVLDVRSFEAFGAQHVPGALHIDLAGNFPTFAGWVIPPDRRILLVADDRRRAEEATILLRKVGLDRAEAYLEGGMRAWGSAGLPAEHVPLLSAEELHSRITGGEPGALIDVRAESEYEAQNIRGSIHIPVADLRSRYRELDPDLPVVLLCSSGVRSSLGASLLKRHGFRRVFNVAGGTAGYAAAGYAPECPLCLVPHGPRTAALAGKP, encoded by the coding sequence ATGCGGATCCACCATCACTTCGTGCAAGGCATCGCCCACAGTTCCTATGTGCTCGGAGGCCGCAAGGAGTGCGCGGTGATCGACCCGGAACGAGACATCCGCCCCTATCTGCGCGCCGCCGAGGAGCTTGGGCTGAAGATCACCCGCGTGCTGCAAACGCATCTCCACGCCGATTTCGTGTCCGGCCACATCGACCTCGCCCGGGCGACCGGCGCGGTCATCGTGGCGCCGCGAAAGGCGCGCTGCCGCTTTGAGCACCTCGGCGTGAAGGAGGGGGATGAGATCCGGATCGACGATCTCACGATCGGCGTGATCGAAACACCGGGTCACACGCCGGAGCACGTCTGCTACGTCGTCACCGACGGAAGCCGAAGCCGAGATCCGGTCGCCGTCTTCAGCGGCGATACGCTCTTCATCGGCGACGTGGGCCGGCCGGATCTCTTTCCGGGACGGGCGCGCTCCCTCGCCGCGTCCCTCTATGACAGCCTTCACGGGAAGCTGCTCCGCCTCCCCCCCTTCGTCGAGGTCTATCCCGCCCACGGGGCCGGCTCCCTCTGCGGCCGCGCCATGAGCGCCAAACGATCCGGCACGATCGGTTACGAGAAAAGAAACAACCGGGCGCTCCGCATTCGAGATCGGGAGCGCTTCATCCGTTCCCTCACCGAGGGGATGCCGCTGCCGCCGGATCACTTTTCCCGTTGCAGCGACGAGAACGCGAAGGGGCCCGCGCCGACGGGCCGCATGCCCCTTCCGCCGCCGCTGCCGCCGGTACTCTTCCGGGAGATGGCGGGCAAGCGGGGACGGATCGTGCTGGACGTGCGTTCCTTCGAAGCCTTCGGCGCGCAGCACGTGCCGGGCGCCCTCCACATCGATCTCGCGGGCAACTTCCCCACATTCGCCGGCTGGGTGATTCCGCCGGACCGGCGGATCCTGCTCGTCGCCGACGATCGGCGGCGGGCGGAGGAGGCGACGATCCTGCTCCGCAAGGTGGGGCTCGACCGGGCCGAGGCCTACCTGGAGGGAGGGATGCGCGCGTGGGGGAGCGCCGGCCTGCCCGCGGAGCACGTCCCCCTTCTCTCGGCGGAGGAATTGCACTCGCGCATCACCGGCGGGGAGCCGGGCGCGCTGATCGACGTGCGCGCCGAGAGCGAATACGAGGCGCAGAACATCCGGGGTTCCATCCATATTCCGGTGGCGGACCTCCGGTCGCGGTATCGGGAACTCGACCCGGACCTTCCCGTGGTCCTGCTCTGCTCGAGCGGGGTTCGTTCGAGCCTCGGCGCAAGTCTGTTGAAACGTCATGGATTTCGCCGGGTCTTCAACGTGGCGGGAGGGACGGCGGGATACGCGGCGGCGGGATACGCGCCGGAGTGTCCGTTGTGCCTCGTCCCCCACGGCCCTCGCACTGCGGCGTTAGCGGGGAAGCCTTGA
- a CDS encoding YeeE/YedE family protein, which yields MTNPFLLARWSPYAVGAGIGVLSWIAFLLSDKAIGCSTPFARASGAIEALFRGDRARLRPYYLEVKPSFGWDGALVIGALAGAAISSLLSGSFRLEWVPPRWEAFFGGSAWARWAAALTGGVLMGFGSRWANGCTSGHGISGTLQLALSGWVAVAAFFAGGVAAAFLLFGTG from the coding sequence ATGACGAATCCCTTCCTCCTCGCACGGTGGTCCCCCTACGCGGTCGGCGCGGGAATCGGCGTTCTGTCGTGGATCGCCTTCCTCCTCTCCGACAAGGCGATCGGTTGTTCCACTCCCTTCGCGCGGGCGAGCGGCGCGATCGAGGCGCTCTTCCGCGGCGACCGCGCCCGGCTTCGCCCCTATTACCTCGAGGTAAAGCCTTCCTTCGGTTGGGACGGGGCTCTGGTGATCGGCGCGCTCGCCGGGGCGGCGATCTCCTCGCTCCTCTCCGGCTCCTTCCGGCTCGAGTGGGTGCCGCCCCGCTGGGAGGCTTTCTTCGGCGGGTCCGCCTGGGCGCGCTGGGCCGCCGCCCTCACCGGAGGCGTGCTGATGGGATTCGGCTCCCGCTGGGCGAACGGCTGCACCAGCGGGCACGGCATCAGTGGAACGCTCCAGCTCGCGCTCAGCGGCTGGGTCGCCGTCGCCGCCTTCTTCGCCGGAGGCGTCGCCGCCGCCTTCTTGCTCTTCGGGACGGGTTGA